GAAATGCTGTGTTTCCGGGTGCTGACGGATTATCTGCATCTGCTGGAAGATTGGAAAGTACGATACGCACCCAAGACACCGGAAGATGCTCTGGATGACCGTTTTGTGGAAGCCTGCCAGATGCACTGCTATATCGAATATATGGCAGATGTGCTGACGGTGGGTGATCTGGAAGAACGGGTGGCATTGGTGGACAAGCTGATGCAGGACGGCAAAATTGCTTTTCTGCAAGAGTACATCACACGAAAGAAAAAGGAGGTGGCGCACCATGGCGAAGAACCGGAAAACGCCTGATATGAATTTGCCTGTCTGGTTTGACGGGCAGAACATCAACGAAGCTCTGTTTTGTGAAGAATTTCTGCAGGAGCGCAGAATCATCTTCGCAAACGGAGCTTTTTTCACGCCCAATGGTCGAGTGACGGACGATCTCCCTCTGCGTGGGGAGATTTACGACAAGCTGAAATTCTGTGCCGTGAACAACATCCCCCGGAAGATCACCAACATTCTGGAAGTACTGAAACTGGAAGCGCAAGTGCCTGACTTCCCACCGGAGCAGGATCGCATCCATGTGTTCAACGGTACGCTGCTATTGAACGGCACATTTACCGAGGGTAGACCGGCTATCGTGCGAAGCCGTCTGCCTGTTGTCTACAATCCCGATGCTCCTGCGCCCGTGATCTGGCTGAACTTTTTGAATGGACTGCTCCATGCGGAAGACATTCCCACCTTGCAGGAGTTTATCGGTTATTGCCTGATCCCCTCCAACAAAGGACAGCGCATGATGGTGATTAAGGGCAACGGTGGCGAGGGTAAATCCCAAATCGGTGCGGTGCTTTCGGCTATCTTTGGCACAAACATGAAGGACGGCAGCATCGGCAAGATTTCTGAAAATCGCTTTGCCCGTGCCGATCTGGAGCACATCCTGCTGTGCGTAGATGATGATATGCGGATGGAAGCTCTGCGCCAGACCAACTATGTAAAATCCATCGTGACAGCACAGGGCAAGATGGATTTGGAACGTAAAGGCAAGCAGAGTTATCAGGGCTGGATGTTCGCCCGGCTGCTGGCATTCAGTAACGGTGATCTGCAAGCCCTGTATGACCGCAGCGACGGATTTTATCGCAGACAGCTTGTGCTGACCACCAAGGAAAAGCCGGTGGACAGAGCTGACGATCCTGATCTTGCAGAGAAGATGAAAGCTGAAGCCGAGGGTATCTTCCTGTGGGCATTTGAAGGCTTGCAGCGGCTTGTTGCCAACAACTTTAAGTTTACGGAGAGTGACCGTATCCGGGAAAACCGGGAAGCGGTCAAACGTGACAACAACAATATCTTTGATTTCATGGATTCCGAGGGATACATCCGGCGTAAAGCGGATGCGTCCATCAGCTCCAAGGATTTCTATGAAATCTATCGGATGTGGTGTGAGGAAAACTCCCTTGCACCGCTGAAAGCCCGTAGCTTCAGCGATGCCATGATTGCCAATGCCGGGAGATTCAATCTGGAGCATTGCAACAACATCACCAACTCTGCCGGACGGCGGGTGTGGGGATTCATGGGAGTGGAAGCCATTGCACGACCTCATATAAATGGGTTTTACGGAGATTCGCCGTGTACGTACGTACCGGAGGACATTCCGGAGGAATGGCGGCAGGTCGAGTAAATCCCATTGCTGGTACGTATGTACGCAGCAAAAGAGCGTAAAACGCTTGTTATAGAAACAGCACACATCCTCTCGTTCGGGCTGTTTCTATGTCCACAGGCTTTTGAAAAAGTGTCTGTGGACACCGGCTGCAAGAGGAAGTTGACACAGAACAGCTTCATGCAGACGGGCTGACCATGGGAAAAGGCGCAGACATTTTCGCCTTGGTCAGCAGAGGTCACCGCAGTGACCGCATTCCCCCTCGGGAGAGCCCTCGGAGAGCCCACGGCACTTTGCAGCCAGTATGGATGAAAGTGTCATAGTGGGTTATTACACTTTGAAAAAGTGCCTCTCCGTAGCTCCCCGCTGTCTGCAAATCCCAAAGGAAGGACAAAAATTCAATGGCAAGAAATGATGGAATAGACCGTACCGTAGCCAGAAATCAGGACTTGGAAACGCCTGCGGATGTGGCGAAGGTACAGGAACACAATGAGCGTGAAAAGGACAGCTACAGCAATCAGGACATCGTGCCGGAACGCACTTCTCTGAATGTCCATTTCAAAGCACCCACGGACGATTATGTAAAAATGTTTGAGCAGATGGAACAAGACGGCGTGATCTCCACCAGAGGTCTGAAATCGGATGCCGTCAAATACGGCGAGTTGATCTTCGATGTGAACTCCGCTTACTTCTACAACCACGGTGGTTATGAATTTGCAAAAGAGTTCTATGCCGATGCCTACAAAGCCGCCGTGGAGATCGTGGGCGGTGAACAGTATATCCTCTCCGCTGTGATGCACGCCGATGAGCGCAACCGGGCAATGTCCGAAGCTCTGGGTGAGGATGTGTACCACTATCACCTTCATGTGGTTTATATCCCGGTGGTGGAGAAACAAATCCTGTGGTCGAAGCGATGCAAGGATGAATCCCTCCGGGGAACGGTAAAGGAAACGATCACACAGGTCAGCCGCAGTAAGAAGTGGGAATCCAAACCCGTTCTTGATGAAAACGGAAATCCTATGTTGAACGCAAAAGGGAAAAAGATTTTGAAGTCGTCCTACAGTGTGCTGCAGGATGACTTTTTCAATTTCATGCGAAACGCTGGTTATACCGATGTAGAGCGTGGAGAGCGTGGCAGCACCGAGGAACATCTGACGGTGACGCAGTTCAAGGTGCAGGCAGAACAGCAGCGTTTGGAAGCTGTGACCGGACAGGTGGCACAGGCGGAGCAGAGTTTGGAGAATGCCAAAGCTGCCACGGAGAAACAGAAAAGGAAACTGGAAGCGCTGCAAAAGGAAACCAAGACGGCAAAGACTCTTGCACTGACGGTGCAGGATATTGAAGCGATGGGCAAGAAGGCCACATTCGGAAACAATATCACTCTGACACCGGATGAATGCCGCACACTCAAAGATTATGCTGTCAGTAGCTTTGCGGAAAAGGCAGAGAAGATCAAGTACAAGCAGAAATTCGAGCAAGCGGAGAAAAGTGCAAAAACATGGAAGCAGCGGTACGATGCGCTGCATGAACAATATCAAGAGCTGAAAAAGAAAGCCCAGCCCTTCTTGGATGCACTGGAAATCGCATCCGAAAGGGTTCGGGCTTTTCTTGATGTTGTCCTCAGCAAAGGAAAAGAAACGCAGGAGCACGAACACACTGCACGGAAGCGTGGACAGGATATGGAACTTTGATGGAGGAATCGCCTATTGAAGAAATATTATGAGGAAGCGAAATATAATGCGGCATTTGACCGCTGTGTGGATGTTATGAGCCAGATGCTCCAGAAATATGGACATCAGGTTTTGGATAAATTGGAACAGGACGCTCCGCAGGAAGTGGAGCATTCCGAGGAAAGTAATCAAGCGCAGCCTTTGACGGATAAGGCTGCGTAAAAATTTACAATTTACACGTTGCGTACTTGTTGCGGATATGCTATAATATGTACGCAACGTGTATTTTTGCTTTTAGGGAGATAGGCAGATGGATTGTAAAAACAGAATTATAAAGTTGCGGGAAAGCACGGGATTAAACCGGAAGGACTTTTGCAAGTTGGTTCATATACCATACCGGACGATGACCGAGTGGGAATTGGACAACCGCCATGCACCGGATTATGTGCTGTGGCTTTTGGAGTATTATATCCGTAACGAAGGACTTGTGGTAAAAGAAATGAACGAAGGAGGTGGCGATTCTGAAAAAGAAACAACTTAAATGTTATCTATATACGAGAGTGTCCACCTCCATGCAGGTTGACGGGTACAGCTTGGATGCCCAACGTGACAAGCTGCGGAAGTATGCGGCATACGAGGATATGATCGTTGCCGGGGAGTATTCTGACGAAGGATTTTCCGGCAAGAACATCCAAGGGCGGCAGGAGTTTCAACGGATGCTGAATGACATCCAGGACGGCAAAGATGATGTTTCTTATGTGCTGGTCTTTAAGCTGTCCCGATTTGGCAGAAATGCGGCGGATGTTCTGAACTCTTTGCAACTCATGCAGGATTTCGGTGTCAATCTGATCTGCGTGGAGGATGGCATTGACAGCTCCAAGGATGCAGGAAAGCTGATGATCTCTGTGCTGTCTGCGGTGGCAGAGATTGAGCGAGAAAATATCCGCACACAGACAATGGCAGGACGTGAGCAAAAGGCTCGTGAGGGCAAATGGAACGGCGGTTTCGCTCCATATGGATACAAACTGGAAAATGGAAACCTTGTCATTGCAGAGGATGAAGTTGAGGTGATCCGGGTCATTTATGACCGCTACATCCATACCAACGAGGGCGTTGCCGGAGTAGCCAAATATCTGAACCGCAACGGTTTTATCAAGAAGCTGCGGCAGAATAACACCATTCCCGGATTTTCAAGGAACTTTGTGCAGGACGTACTGGACAATCCCGTTTATATGGGTAAAATTGCTTACGGCAGACGGAGAACCGAAAAGAAACAGGGTACAAGAAATGAGATGCACGTGGTCGAGCAGTCGGAGTTCCCTGTTTACGATGGGCAGCACGAAGCCATTATTTCCGAAGAAGATTGGTATCTGGCACAGGAGAAGCGCAAGATCAATTCCTTTAAGCGGGAAAAGGTCAACAATCCAGATCACGCCCACATCCTGTCCGGTATCTTGAAATGCCCATGCTGTGGCA
Above is a window of Oscillospiraceae bacterium NTUH-002-81 DNA encoding:
- a CDS encoding recombinase family protein yields the protein MKKKQLKCYLYTRVSTSMQVDGYSLDAQRDKLRKYAAYEDMIVAGEYSDEGFSGKNIQGRQEFQRMLNDIQDGKDDVSYVLVFKLSRFGRNAADVLNSLQLMQDFGVNLICVEDGIDSSKDAGKLMISVLSAVAEIERENIRTQTMAGREQKAREGKWNGGFAPYGYKLENGNLVIAEDEVEVIRVIYDRYIHTNEGVAGVAKYLNRNGFIKKLRQNNTIPGFSRNFVQDVLDNPVYMGKIAYGRRRTEKKQGTRNEMHVVEQSEFPVYDGQHEAIISEEDWYLAQEKRKINSFKREKVNNPDHAHILSGILKCPCCGKSMYGNIAKAHSKDKKTRYYYYCKNTVTPTGHECSFRLNIEQTEINKFVAKVISAMVNNPRFVEAIQAKIGTAVDTEDMEKQIAVLQGRLKQAFGTKSRLERQMDTLDINDAHYDRKILDLQRRYDEQYDTIEEIEVQIGELQSQIRSIQQEKISGDNIYRLLLAFDEVYHSATEAEQKEFMKAFIERIEMFPEKRKDGSWIKKIVFNFPVPVDGEEVKELPLETETTVESVVLLSRA
- a CDS encoding helix-turn-helix transcriptional regulator, which produces MDCKNRIIKLRESTGLNRKDFCKLVHIPYRTMTEWELDNRHAPDYVLWLLEYYIRNEGLVVKEMNEGGGDSEKETT
- a CDS encoding plasmid recombination protein encodes the protein MARNDGIDRTVARNQDLETPADVAKVQEHNEREKDSYSNQDIVPERTSLNVHFKAPTDDYVKMFEQMEQDGVISTRGLKSDAVKYGELIFDVNSAYFYNHGGYEFAKEFYADAYKAAVEIVGGEQYILSAVMHADERNRAMSEALGEDVYHYHLHVVYIPVVEKQILWSKRCKDESLRGTVKETITQVSRSKKWESKPVLDENGNPMLNAKGKKILKSSYSVLQDDFFNFMRNAGYTDVERGERGSTEEHLTVTQFKVQAEQQRLEAVTGQVAQAEQSLENAKAATEKQKRKLEALQKETKTAKTLALTVQDIEAMGKKATFGNNITLTPDECRTLKDYAVSSFAEKAEKIKYKQKFEQAEKSAKTWKQRYDALHEQYQELKKKAQPFLDALEIASERVRAFLDVVLSKGKETQEHEHTARKRGQDMEL
- a CDS encoding phage/plasmid primase, P4 family — protein: MAKNRKTPDMNLPVWFDGQNINEALFCEEFLQERRIIFANGAFFTPNGRVTDDLPLRGEIYDKLKFCAVNNIPRKITNILEVLKLEAQVPDFPPEQDRIHVFNGTLLLNGTFTEGRPAIVRSRLPVVYNPDAPAPVIWLNFLNGLLHAEDIPTLQEFIGYCLIPSNKGQRMMVIKGNGGEGKSQIGAVLSAIFGTNMKDGSIGKISENRFARADLEHILLCVDDDMRMEALRQTNYVKSIVTAQGKMDLERKGKQSYQGWMFARLLAFSNGDLQALYDRSDGFYRRQLVLTTKEKPVDRADDPDLAEKMKAEAEGIFLWAFEGLQRLVANNFKFTESDRIRENREAVKRDNNNIFDFMDSEGYIRRKADASISSKDFYEIYRMWCEENSLAPLKARSFSDAMIANAGRFNLEHCNNITNSAGRRVWGFMGVEAIARPHINGFYGDSPCTYVPEDIPEEWRQVE